The nucleotide window GCCCAGGCACTGGTGGATGCCGTAGCCGAAGGCGACGTGGTGCTGGGCGTTGGGACGGCACACGTCCAGCCGGTCGGGGTCGGCGAAGACGGTCTCGTCCCGGTTGGCGGACGGCACCGCGGCCACCACACCCTCCCCGGCCCGGATGAGCCGGCCGCCGACCTCCACGTCCTCGGTGGCCACCCGGCGCGGACCGTTGCGGATGATGCTGTGGTAACGCAGCAGCTCCTCCACGGCGCCGCGGATCAGCCCGGGTTCGGCACGCAGCCGGTCCGCGGACGCCTGGTCGCGCATCAGGGTGAGCGCGCTCAGGCCGATCATGTTGGCGGTGGTCTCGTGTCCGGCGACCAGCAGCAGCGCGGCGAAGGCCACCACGTCGTCGTGGGTGATCTCGCCGGGGCGCTCCTGCTCGACGATGAGCCGGCTGAGGATGTCGTCACCCGGCTCCGCCTCCTTCGCCGACACCAACTGGTGCAGGTAGTCCCGCAGTTCGCCGCGGGCCACGTCCCGTTCCGCCTCGCTGACGGTACGGGAGAGCAGCGTACCGGTGAGCCGCTGGAAGATGGTGTGGTCCTCGTAGGGGACGCCGAGCAGCAGGCTGATCACGAGCGACGGCACCGGCAGCGCCAGCGCCTCGACCAGGTCGACCGGCTCCCCGGCCGCGTGCGCGCGGGACATCTCGTCGCACAACTCGTCGGTGATGCGCTGGACTTCGGGGCGGAGCGCCTCCACCCGCTTGACCATGAACTCCCGGGTGACCATGCGGCGCAGCCGGGTGTGCTCGGGCGGGTCCATGCGGATGAAGCCGCGGTTCTCGGTGCTGGCACCGCCCGTCATGCCGCTGAGCGGATACCCCGGCAGCGTGGTGTCCGAGCTGAACCGCGGGTCGCCGAGGATCGCCCGGATGTCCGCGTACCGGGTGGCCAGCCAGGCCCAGCTGCCGTCCGCCAGGGAGATGCGGCTGATCGGCTCCTCGGTGCGCAGCCGGGCGAACTGGGCCGGAGGGTCGAACGGGCAGCCGGCGGGCGGCTCGACCGGCAGCGGGGCGGGGTCAG belongs to Streptantibioticus cattleyicolor NRRL 8057 = DSM 46488 and includes:
- a CDS encoding cytochrome P450 codes for the protein MTLTSDPAPLPVEPPAGCPFDPPAQFARLRTEEPISRISLADGSWAWLATRYADIRAILGDPRFSSDTTLPGYPLSGMTGGASTENRGFIRMDPPEHTRLRRMVTREFMVKRVEALRPEVQRITDELCDEMSRAHAAGEPVDLVEALALPVPSLVISLLLGVPYEDHTIFQRLTGTLLSRTVSEAERDVARGELRDYLHQLVSAKEAEPGDDILSRLIVEQERPGEITHDDVVAFAALLLVAGHETTANMIGLSALTLMRDQASADRLRAEPGLIRGAVEELLRYHSIIRNGPRRVATEDVEVGGRLIRAGEGVVAAVPSANRDETVFADPDRLDVCRPNAQHHVAFGYGIHQCLGQALARVELQVVIGTLLRRFPGLRPAVPVEEIPFRTDMAIYGCHALPVTW